The nucleotide window CATGGTTCTTTAGCTCCTGAAGAAGGATCTAGAGTCGTAGTAAGAGGAGCTTTGTTTGACTTTAAAGGAGCCGGACAAAATAAGAAAAAATTTGACGAGAATCTTTTTTGGCGTTCTAAAGGTGCTATTAAAAAAATTGTAATCTTAGAACTTGCTGAAATTTCTCCTCCGTCTGGTGTTTATAGGTGGAGAAATTATTTAAGAGAAATTATCAAGGATAAACTCCCAACAAATTTAAGTGCATATATGCTCGCGCTCACAGTTGGAGAAAAAGATAAGGCTCTTTCTGAAATACACAGAAAAGTTGGAACATCTCATTTATTAGCGGTTTCAGGATTTCACATTGGTCTACTTGCATTAATTTCTACGTTATTTTTACGTAGAGGAAAGAAAAAAATCATTGGAACTACATTACTTATATGGGGAGCAGTTTTATTAACAGGTCTTCCGCCGGGAGCAGTAAGGGCAGCACTTATGTTACAGATATTTCTTATAGGATTATTATTGGGTAAACCGAAAAATGCGTTTAATAGCGTAGCCATAGCCGGGATATTGATGTTGCTTTTTAATCCGTGGTCATTTTATGACATAAGTTGGCGCCTTTCTATGCTTGCAACAATCTTTCTTTCGTCTGTTATAAACGTTAAGTGGTTTAATTTGTCTAGAATATGCATCCCGTCTATTTTAGTCTGGTTCGTTACGGCGCCTTTAGTATCAATTTCATTTCAAGAGGTGCCTTTAGCAGGAACTTTAATCAATATTATTGCAGTTCCGCTGTTCGCCATTTTATTTCCTATAATAATCCTGGTCTCAATTCCCTTGCTCATAGACCTTCCTTTTGCTAAAGTTTTGGCAGCACCTGCAGAATGTGTTTTAGAAGCATGGAATATATTCTCAAATATTTTCGCGAAAGTTTTTCCTTGGTCAATTATTTCTACATTGCCATTAATCTTTACCTCTGTTTTTATTATAGTTACGGCAACAGCATTTGCATCAGGAATGTCGCCCAAAAAAAGTTTATTTATTGGGGTGATACTTGCATCAACTTTTTTATTATTGATTTAGGTGTTATAAAATGGTCGAATCCTTGAAATATAAATAAATATAATTTGTTATATAATTAAGCTTTATGTTACTTATATGTTTTTTACTTATGGAGGTATTCCTATGTTACTCGTTCTCGACATTGGCAACACAAATACTGTAGCGGGTGTTTTTTCTGAGAAAAAATTAATAGAACAATGGCGTCTTACATCTAAAAAAAGGACAACGGATGAAGTAGGAATTATGATATTAGAATTATTGAACTCATCTTCAATAAGAAAAAAGGATATTACAGCCGCCATTTATGCAAGCGTAGTTCCTTCTCTTGATGAAATGTTCATTGAAGGAGTTAAACAATACATAGGTGTACCATGTATGAAGGTCAATGCATCTTTAAATACTGGGTTGAAAATAAATATGAAAAACCCGGCAGAGGTAGGAGCAGATAGAAAATTAAATTCGGTAGCAGGGATTGAAAAATATGGCTACCCTCTTGTTATAGTAGATTTAGGCACAGCCATAACTTTAGATATTATTTCGCAACAAGGCGAGTATATAGGTGGTATTATTTCTCCCGGTATGGAATTGGGAATGGAAGCTTTATTCTCACATACAGCCAAACTACCGCAGATAGTACTTAAAGCACCAGATAACTATATTGGCAAAAGCACGATAGAAGCTATACAATCTGGAATTGTGTATGGAACAGTAGGCATGGTCGATACATTAATAGAAGGGGTTTTTAAGGAGTTGGGAGCCCCATGCAAAGTTGTGGCCACAGGAGGGCATGCAGAAATATTGGCATTTCATTCTAAGATAGTAACGGAAGTCGATCCGTGGTTATCTCTTGAGGGAATGAGGATTATCTACGAAAGGAACAGTTAATCAAAGATGGTGACATTGTTTTGCAAGATAAAATAAATAAAAAGTTAATTGACAATCTTCCCAACAGATTTCCAAAGAAAATAGGAGGGGTAACAGTAGATAATCCGGTGTGGCTCGCTCCGCTGGCCGGAATAACGTTTGCGTCGCTTCGTAATTTCCATAAAAACTTAGGAGCCGGTTTGGTTCATACAGAAATGGTAAGTGCAGTAGGGCTTTATAGGGGAGGTCGCAAAACAAGGGAACTTTTGAATGGTATAGAAAGCGAACGTCCTGTCGTACTACAGCTTTTTGCATCTAATTCAGAAGAAATTATACGCGGTGCAGAAATAGCATTAAATATTAGAAAATTCGAAGCTATACAAATAAATATGGCTTGTCCAATGCCTAAAGTAACAAAAAAAGGGTGTGGCTCTAAGTTACTAGAAAACCCTTTAGAATCATATAAGATAATAAAAAGATTAAAGACATTAGGGATTCCTATCTGGTCAAAAATTAGAATAATTCCACAACAAAGAGAGATAACGACTATTGATTTTTGTGATAATCTCTTTTCAGCGGGAGCGGACTTTATTATTGTACATGGCAGAACAGCATCGCAAAGATATGAAGGACAAGCTTCATTGCAAGAAGTTGAAAAAGTTGCTCTGAAATTCCCCGGTTTTATTGGTGGAAGTGGAGATTGTTATACACCTGAGATTATGATGGATTATCTAAAAGCTGGTTGTACCGCAGTGCTTGCAGCAAGAGGTGCATTGCGTGATGTTTTTTTAATACCCAAAACATTAAAAATGCTTGGATATTGTGTTCAAGACTGCTTAACTAATCCTGATTTAGATGCGCAGGCAAAGCTTCTTCTTGAATTAGGGCGTAGCGTTTATAATACCGAAGGACAGGCATTGGCACTTATGATTTCACGCAGGATGCTTGCAGCATTGTTCAAAGGGTTTCAAGGAGCAACACAGATACGTAGAAGAGGTGCTCTTGCACGAACATGGAGTGAAATGGAAGAACTACTTTTAAACTGGGAGGAACTTTCTTCTGGACCCAAATTAGAATTTACAAAAGACAAGTTTCCGCACGGTGTTATAGGTGAGTTTTTATAAAAAAAGAACTATTTAAGTAGAAAGAGGACGTGGTTTTAATGTCAGAGAAAACAAAAAGTGAGTCTCAAGTAAAACAACAAAACATGTTGCCTGAAGAAGAGATATTTCGTCAGCGCAAAGATAAGTTGGCAAGATTGCGTGAAGAAACCGGGTACGACCCTTTTGAGCAAAATTATTGGGAAGTAAAGGATTCATTAAAATATATTAGAAGTAGTTATGATTCTCTAAAAGAAGAAGAATGGTCAGATGATATTTTAAAAACAGCAGGACGTGTAATGTTGCTTCGTCGTCATGGTAAGACTGCTTTTGCTTCTTTTGATGATGGCGAAAGCAAGATTCAGCTTTGTTTTCAATTTGACATGTTGGGAGAAGAAAAATACTCTTTTTTTAAAAAATGGGTAGATGCAGGGGACTTTCTTGGAATAGAGGGGGTTGCCTTTCGTACACAGCGTGGGGAGCTAACTTTGTCAGTTAAAGATTTTAGAATTCTATCTAAAGCACTTCGTCCTATGCCTGAGAAATGGCATGGTTTAAAGGATACTGAAATCCGCTACCGCCAACGTTATGCCGATTTACTTGCAAACCCGGAAGTACGTGATACGTTTCGAAAGAGGACGAAGATAGTCCAGACAATACGCAAGGTTTTGGATGAACACGATACACTTGAAGTTCATACGCCCATCCTTTCAACTATTGCTGGAGGAGCTAATGCACGTCCCTTTATCACGCACCACAATACGCTAGACATGGAGATGTTCCTAAGAATAGCACCGGAACTTTACTTAAAACGTTTGGTTGTTGGAATGATGGGAAGGGTCTACGAGATGGGACCACAGTTTCGTAATGAAGGTATGGGGATAAAGCATAACCCAGAATTTACCTCAATAGAGATATATTGGCCCTACTGCAATTACGAAAATATGATGGAGTTGGCTGAAGAAATATTTGTGAGATGCGCAGATGTACTTGGTGGTCGAATAATAAATTACCAAGACACAGAGATTGATTTAAACCCACCTTTCCGTAGAGTGTCTATGACGGAACTTGTAAAAGAATATACAGATTTGGATTTCTCAACAATAACTGATGAAGAAGCAAGAAAGCAAGCCGCTTTAAAGGGATTTGATGTTAAAGAACACAATACTCGTTATGATATTCTCCCGATGTTCTTTGAAACATTTGTAGAAGAGAAACTAATTCAACCAACATTTGTGACTGGCTATCCCACAGTAATTTCTCCTCTCGCAAAAAGAAATAAAGACAATATCAATCTCACTGATCGTTTTGAACTATTCGTAAATTCATGGGAGTTGGCAAATGCATTTAATGAGCTTAATGACCCTATTGATCAAAAAACAAGATTCGAAGATCAAGCTAAGAAAAAAGAAGAAGGAGAAGATGAGACTCATCCGTTTGACGAGGATTTTGTTAATGCACTTGAATACGGATTACCTCCAACAGCTGGAATGGGAATAGGTATAGATCGACTGGTTATGCTTTTAACTGACTCTAAGAGCATTAAAGATGTAATCCTATTTCCTACAATGAAGCCAAGGGAATAATAAAAAAATGGGTGAGTCTAATATCCATAAAAAGAGAGCGGATTTCCTTAGAGAGCAGCTTAATCGGCATGCTCAGCTCTACTATGAAAAAGATAACCCGGAAATATCAGACAGGGAATACGACAAGCTATTCAGAGAGCTACAAAACATAGAAGAGGCCTATCCAGACCTTATTACCCCTGATTCTCCTACGCACAGGATTGGCGGAGAGCCAAGAGTGGGTTTTGTCAAAGTAAAACACGAGATCCCTATGATGAGTTTAGACAACGCATTTAATCAGGAAGAGGTAATAAGTTTTTATGAGCGATTAGAAAAAATGTTAAGCTTAACATCTCCAAAGGTAACATGCGAACCCAAAATAGATGGTGTTGCAATATCCTTAGTATACATAGATGGGTTGTTTGTCAGTGGAGCTACCAGAGGAAATGGGTCTGTAGGAGAGGATGTAACTGATAATTTAAAAACCGTAAGGACATTGCCCCTTAAACTGTCTGAATTGATCAAAGGACGCTTAGAGGTTCGTGGAGAAGTGTGCATAGACAAAGAAGACTTTGTTTTATTAAATGATGCTAGAGAAGAAGCAGGAGAACCGCTTTTTGCAAACCCAAGAAATGCAGCCGCAGGCAGTTTAAGACAGCTTGACTCTAAAGTAACAGCGACCAGAAAATTAAAGGTATATCTTTATCAAATAATCGACCCCCAAGAAATTGGGGTAAAAAGTCAAATGGAAACCTTCGACAAGTTAAGTAGGTTAGGCTTACCTATACAGGGGGAACAGCAGCTTTGTAAAAATCTTGGGGAAATAATGCAGTATCTGGACATGTGGTCGGACAAAAGAATTTTACATAAGATTGACACTGATGGTGTGGTAATAAAGCTGGATAATATAGAGTTAAGAGATGTACTTGGTGTTACGGCTAAAGCTCCAAGATGGTCCATAGCCTATAAATTTGCACCGGAAGAAAAACAGACTTTAATTAAAGATATTGAAGTGACGGTAGGAAGAACTGGAACTCTTACTCCCACAGCAGTATTTGAGCCACTTCATCTTTCTGGAACAATTGTTCAAAGAGCCAACCTACATAATCAGGATGAGATAAATCGA belongs to Synergistaceae bacterium and includes:
- the ligA gene encoding NAD-dependent DNA ligase LigA, translated to MGESNIHKKRADFLREQLNRHAQLYYEKDNPEISDREYDKLFRELQNIEEAYPDLITPDSPTHRIGGEPRVGFVKVKHEIPMMSLDNAFNQEEVISFYERLEKMLSLTSPKVTCEPKIDGVAISLVYIDGLFVSGATRGNGSVGEDVTDNLKTVRTLPLKLSELIKGRLEVRGEVCIDKEDFVLLNDAREEAGEPLFANPRNAAAGSLRQLDSKVTATRKLKVYLYQIIDPQEIGVKSQMETFDKLSRLGLPIQGEQQLCKNLGEIMQYLDMWSDKRILHKIDTDGVVIKLDNIELRDVLGVTAKAPRWSIAYKFAPEEKQTLIKDIEVTVGRTGTLTPTAVFEPLHLSGTIVQRANLHNQDEINRKDIRIGDTVTVHKAGEIIPQVIGVDFSKRKGDSKPYFLPESCPVCGARTLRLPGESVLKCTNISCAAQIKERIVHFASRQAMDIKGLGDKIITQLVETKKIANIADIYSLDEPSLIVLDRVETKLAHNILKSIENSKNRPLYALINALGIRNVGEKMARVLAEKFMSLDNLMKVAAEDENKLEKMDGIGPIIAKSLSSFFTEPHNTDVIDRLRMAGVNLEATEHVEGREKLPWYGQRFVLTGTLSSMTRIQATESIVKYGGQTTENISKNTDFILVGSNPGSKYDKAVALKITVLSEEEFMERLNVFSKRREPSE
- a CDS encoding type III pantothenate kinase — its product is MLLVLDIGNTNTVAGVFSEKKLIEQWRLTSKKRTTDEVGIMILELLNSSSIRKKDITAAIYASVVPSLDEMFIEGVKQYIGVPCMKVNASLNTGLKINMKNPAEVGADRKLNSVAGIEKYGYPLVIVDLGTAITLDIISQQGEYIGGIISPGMELGMEALFSHTAKLPQIVLKAPDNYIGKSTIEAIQSGIVYGTVGMVDTLIEGVFKELGAPCKVVATGGHAEILAFHSKIVTEVDPWLSLEGMRIIYERNS
- a CDS encoding tRNA-dihydrouridine synthase family protein, coding for MQDKINKKLIDNLPNRFPKKIGGVTVDNPVWLAPLAGITFASLRNFHKNLGAGLVHTEMVSAVGLYRGGRKTRELLNGIESERPVVLQLFASNSEEIIRGAEIALNIRKFEAIQINMACPMPKVTKKGCGSKLLENPLESYKIIKRLKTLGIPIWSKIRIIPQQREITTIDFCDNLFSAGADFIIVHGRTASQRYEGQASLQEVEKVALKFPGFIGGSGDCYTPEIMMDYLKAGCTAVLAARGALRDVFLIPKTLKMLGYCVQDCLTNPDLDAQAKLLLELGRSVYNTEGQALALMISRRMLAALFKGFQGATQIRRRGALARTWSEMEELLLNWEELSSGPKLEFTKDKFPHGVIGEFL
- the lysS gene encoding lysine--tRNA ligase — its product is MSEKTKSESQVKQQNMLPEEEIFRQRKDKLARLREETGYDPFEQNYWEVKDSLKYIRSSYDSLKEEEWSDDILKTAGRVMLLRRHGKTAFASFDDGESKIQLCFQFDMLGEEKYSFFKKWVDAGDFLGIEGVAFRTQRGELTLSVKDFRILSKALRPMPEKWHGLKDTEIRYRQRYADLLANPEVRDTFRKRTKIVQTIRKVLDEHDTLEVHTPILSTIAGGANARPFITHHNTLDMEMFLRIAPELYLKRLVVGMMGRVYEMGPQFRNEGMGIKHNPEFTSIEIYWPYCNYENMMELAEEIFVRCADVLGGRIINYQDTEIDLNPPFRRVSMTELVKEYTDLDFSTITDEEARKQAALKGFDVKEHNTRYDILPMFFETFVEEKLIQPTFVTGYPTVISPLAKRNKDNINLTDRFELFVNSWELANAFNELNDPIDQKTRFEDQAKKKEEGEDETHPFDEDFVNALEYGLPPTAGMGIGIDRLVMLLTDSKSIKDVILFPTMKPRE
- a CDS encoding ComEC/Rec2 family competence protein: MSSDRITMFIFLLTLSFLFSFYSLLQINKKNILPSTIETTGKVLINRQWGKSKAILIKTKCGKLVAYTHGSLAPEEGSRVVVRGALFDFKGAGQNKKKFDENLFWRSKGAIKKIVILELAEISPPSGVYRWRNYLREIIKDKLPTNLSAYMLALTVGEKDKALSEIHRKVGTSHLLAVSGFHIGLLALISTLFLRRGKKKIIGTTLLIWGAVLLTGLPPGAVRAALMLQIFLIGLLLGKPKNAFNSVAIAGILMLLFNPWSFYDISWRLSMLATIFLSSVINVKWFNLSRICIPSILVWFVTAPLVSISFQEVPLAGTLINIIAVPLFAILFPIIILVSIPLLIDLPFAKVLAAPAECVLEAWNIFSNIFAKVFPWSIISTLPLIFTSVFIIVTATAFASGMSPKKSLFIGVILASTFLLLI